From Xiphophorus hellerii strain 12219 chromosome 9, Xiphophorus_hellerii-4.1, whole genome shotgun sequence, a single genomic window includes:
- the lingo3a gene encoding leucine-rich repeat and immunoglobulin-like domain-containing nogo receptor-interacting protein 3a encodes MGVGLGVCWLLPFLFLLLMITVSSTQSQGCPLRCDCIAKLKTVSCFGKRLSSLPEGIPPDTKVLDLSGNKLRWIEQDDLLPYTRLEKLELSDNMISVLEPNAFSSLQNLQSLSLRGNQLKLVPMGAFSRLSNLTSLDLSGNKIVILLDFTFQDLKSLKNLEVGDNDLVYISNKAFLGLVGLKELTIERCNLTSVSSQSLSYLHNLVTLRLRYLSISSLDDQNFRKLGNLRGLEIDHWPFLEYISPHSLQGLNLSWLSITHTNITSVPTSALRSLAHLTSLNLSYNPIIVLESWGLRDLIRLKELHLVNTNLAVVQPYALGGLRQIRLLNLSTNSLVTLEEGAFQSVNTLETLRLDRNPLACDCRLLWILQRRKTLNFDGASPVCMTPVEVQGRALSAFTDSALFDHFTCQKPKIRNRKLQQISAREGQVVSFICRAEGEPTPVIFWISPQRRRITTKSSGRLTVLPEGTLEIRYAQVTDSGTYICIASNAGGNDTYFATLTVSGLPLDAALMANRTYYAGDLNDTNLNDTRVFLKFTLDLKTILISTAMGCIMFLGVVLFCFILLFVWSRGRGQHKNNFSVEYSFRKVDGPAASGGQGGARKFNMKMI; translated from the coding sequence ATGGGGGTTGGCCTGGGCGTATGTTGGCTGCTGCCTTTCCTCTTCTTGCTGCTTATGATCACAGTGTCCTCCACCCAAAGTCAAGGATGTCCCCTGCGTTGTGACTGCATTGCGAAGCTGAAGACTGTGTCCTGTTTTGGTAAACGTCTGTCCTCCTTGCCGGAGGGAATCCCGCCTGACACCAAAGTTTTGGACCTAAGTGGGAATAAACTTCGCTGGATAGAACAGGATGATCTGCTTCCATATACACGCCTGGAGAAGCTGGAACTCAGTGATAACATGATCAGTGTCCTGGAGCCAAATGCGTTTTCAAGTCTTCAGAACTTGCAGTCACTTTCACTGAGGGGTAACCAGCTAAAACTGGTTCCCATGGGAGCTTTCTCGCGTCTCTCCAACCTCACCTCCTTAGATTTGAGTGGAAATAAGATTGTAATTCTTTTGGACTTCACTTTTCAAGACCTAAAAAGTCTTAAGAACCTGGAGGTTGGTGACAATGATCTGGTTTACATTTCTAACAAGGCTTTTTTGGGATTAGTAGGACTCAAGGAGCTGACAATTGAGAGATGCAACCTGACATCGGTGTCCAGCCAATCGTTATCCTATCTGCACAACCTGGTGACTCTGCGACTCAGGTATCTTAGCATCTCCTCCTTAGACGACCAGAACTTTCGAAAACTTGGAAACCTTAGAGGTCTGGAGATTGATCATTGGCCCTTTTTGGAATATATCTCCCCTCATAGCCTTCAAGGCCTTAATTTGTCTTGGCTGTCCATTACTCACACCAACATCACCTCTGTGCCCACCTCTGCCCTTCGTAGTTTGGCTCACCTCACTAGCCTCAACCTTTCCTATAATCCAATCATTGTGTTAGAGTCCTGGGGTCTGCGGGATCTCATCAGACTGAAGGAGCTGCATCTGGTGAACACTAACCTGGCAGTAGTTCAACCTTATGCACTAGGTGGTCTGAGGCAAATCCGCCTTCTTAATCTTTCAACCAACAGCTTAGTGACCTTGGAAGAGGGAGCCTTTCAGTCAGTCAACACTCTTGAGACGCTGCGCTTGGATAGAAACCCTCTTGCCTGTGACTGCCGCCTCCTCTGGATCCTTCAGCGTAGGAAGACCCTTAATTTTGATGGTGCCTCCCCTGTGTGTATGACCCCTGTTGAAGTCCAAGGCCGGGCTCTTAGTGCTTTCACCGACTCAGCTCTTTTTGACCACTTTACTTGCCAGAAACCTAAAATTCGCAACaggaaactgcagcaaatttcaGCCCGCGAAGGGCAAGTAGTGTCGTTTATCTGCAGAGCAGAAGGTGAGCCAACGCCGGTGATATTCTGGATTTCTCCTCAGCGTCGACGCATAACCACAAAGAGCAGTGGGCGACTGACTGTGTTACCAGAGGGCACTCTAGAAATACGCTACGCCCAGGTAACTGATAGTGGAACCTACATCTGCATCGCTAGCAATGCTGGTGGAAATGACACCTACTTTGCTACGCTCACAGTCAGTGGGCTACCACTGGATGCAGCACTCATGGCCAACCGCACCTACTATGCCGGGGACCTTAACGACACAAATCTGAATGACACCAGGGTGTTCTTGAAGTTCACCCTTGACCTCAAGACCATTCTAATATCTACAGCTATGGGCTGTATCATGTTTCTGGGAGTGGTCTTGTTCTGCTTCATCCTGCTATTTGTGTGGAGTCGGGGTAGAGGACAGCACAAAAACAACTTCTCGGTTGAATATTCTTTCAGAAAAGTGGACGGACCAGCAGCCAGCGGAGGACAGGGGGGAGCACGAAAGTTCAACATGAAAATGATTTGA